The sequence ACGCCGAGCGCCACCGCGAGCGCCCAGAGGGTCTCCATGCTCGGGTTCCCGCTCGCCGCCTCCAGCTGGGACAGCGTGGACTTGGCGACGCCGGCACGCCTGGCCAGCTCGGACAGGGACAGCCCGGCACGGCCGCGCTCCCGCTTCAGGGAGGCGGCGATCCATTCCAGGGGGAGTCGGGCGGGGGTGGCCTCGGACATGTCGTTCGCTCCATCACACGATCGTGTGCCTTGACGGACAATGTGCTCAGCGTTCATCGTAGAAAACGTGCGTTCGACACAGCGAACGGGCCCCGCCGGGCCCGCAGACAGCGCCGACGACCGCGCCCTCGTCAGGGACAGCGCGCTCGTCTGGCTGGCCGGTGGCATCGTCGGCGTGTCCTTCGGTGCCGTGTCGGTCGCGGGCGGCCTGCCCCTGTGGGTGCCGGTGCTGATGTCCGTGGTGGTGTACGCGGGAGCGGCCCAGTTCAGCGCGGTGGGCGTGCTGTTCGCCGGCGGCGGCCCGGCCGCGGCCGTGACCGCCGGGCTGCTGCTCAACACCCGGACGGCCGCCTTCAGTCTGGCCGTGGCCGAGGTCCTCGGCTCTGGCCGCGCGAGCCGGTTCCTCGGCGCCCACCTGGTCACGGACGAGACGGTCGCCTTCGCCCTCGCCCAGCCGGACCCGGTCCGGCGGCGCCGGGCGTTCTGGACCGTCGGACTCGGCCTGTTCGCGGTGTGGAACCTCGGCGTGCTGGCCGGCGCCCTCGCGGGCAGCGTGCTCGGCGACACCTCTCGCTACGGCCTGGACGCCGCCTTCCCGGCCGTCCTGGCAGCCCTGGTCCTGCCCGCCCTGCGCGCGGACGCGACGGTACGGCGGTGCGCGCTGCCCGGCGCCGCGCTCGCCCTCGCGGTCACGCCCGCCGTCCCCGCCGGGGTCCCGGTGCTGCTCGCGCTGGCCGGCCTGTTCCTGCACAGACGCCCCGCCGTACCGGGCGGCGCCGTATGAACGCCACCGTGACCGTGATCCTCGCCCTGGCCGTCGGCACGTACGCCTTCCGGCTGGTGGGCCCGGTCCTGCACGGCCGGGTCACGGTCCCGGCCCGGGTGCAGGAGCTGGCGTCGGCGGGCGCGGTGGTGCTGCTGGCCGCTCTGCTGGCCACCGGCGCGCTGACCGAATCCGGGGGCCTCGCGGGCTGGGCCCGTCCGGCCGGGGTGCTGGTGGGCGCGGCGCTGGCCTGGCGGCGGGCCCCGTTCGGCGCGGTGGTCGTGGCCGCCGCCGCGACGACGGCGCTGCTGCGGCTGGCCGGAGTGGGTTAGGCCGCGTCCCGCCAGACGGTCAGATCCCCTTCGAGGAAGGCGGCTTCCGGCATCGCGGTCGACTTGATCTGGATGACGAACAGCGCGATGTCACCCGAGGGGTGCTTGACACAGAACTCGGTGCCGGCCGCCGCCCCGGTCAGCGTCCAGCTGTGCTTCGTGGCGTCTTCGAGGATCCGACGGCACTCGCCGAGAGTGGTGCCGTGGGCGCCGTACATCTGGATGATGATGCTGTCACCGCTGTCCAGCGCACACCCGGCCGACCGGCAGGCGAGGCGGAGAGCGCCCTTGTCGTCCTTCGCCTTGCCGCCCGGGTGCTCGATGCCGAGCGGGGTCGTCGCGTTCAGGAACGCCGGGGCGAAGGAGTCGACGCGCGGCGGCGACGGCGAGGCCGAGGAGGGCTGCGCCGCGCCGGGTACGGCTCCCGGGCCGGAGGAGTCCGACGCGTCGGAAGCGGATGCCGAAGACCGCGCGTCCCTTCCTCCGCCGGATGCCGCGGACGCCGTGGATGCCGTGGTCGCCGTGGCGTCGGCCGCCGTCTTCCGCGTACCGGACCGGCCCTCGGCGTCCAGGCCCGTCCAGGCCAGGACGGCGACCAGCAGCGCGCCGGCCGCCACCGCGGCGACCGACAGCAGCGCGGCACGCCGCCTGCGGGCCCCGCGCTCCTCCACCGTCGGCCGGAGCCACCCGGGCGGCGGATAACCGGTCAGCGGCCGCGGGACGACCTCGGTGGGCTCGGGTACCGGCGCCGGGACCGTGACCTCCGGCCCGGTGATCTCCCGCCACACGGCCGGTCCCCCGCCCGTGCCGGCCTCCGCGCCCAGCCGCTGCCGGCACCACCGCACGATCTCCGCCGGAGTGGCCCGCTCCGTGGGGTCGGCGGCCAGGCACCGGGCGAACAGCGGGCGCAGCGGCTCGGGCAGCGCCGACAGTTCCGGTTCGGAGTGGACGATCCGGTACAGCACGTTCACGCCCGGCCCCTCGCCGTACAGCGGCCGGCCCAGCGCCGCGAACGCGGCCGTCTGCCCGAGCGCGAACACGTCCGTCGCCGCCGTCACCTCGCCGCCGATCGCCTGCTCGGGCGCCATGAACGCGGGCGTGCCGATCGTGCTGCCCGTCGCGGTGTACGACGTGCCGTCCGCCGCCAGCGCGATACCGAAGTCGATCACCCGGGGCCCGTCGGCGGCCAGCAGCACGTTCGACGGCTTCAGGTCCCGGTGCACGATCCCCTCGGCGTGGATGGCCTGCAACGCCTCCGCGACCCCGGCCATCAGCCACAGCACCGCCGCCACCGGCAGCGGCCCGCGCCGGGCCACCGCGTCGCCCAGCGACGGCCCCGGCACGTACAGGGTGGCCAGCCACGGCGGGGTGCCGTCCGGGTCCGCGTCGATCAACTCGGCGGTGTACGCGCCGCGCACCCGGCGGGCCGCCGTGACCTCCCGCCGGAACCGCCGCCGGAAGTCGGGATCGTCCGCCAGCTCGGGCCGTACGACCTTCAGCGCGACGGGGCGTCCGCCCTGGGTGTGCGACAGATACACCCGGCCCATACCGCCCGCGCCCAGCCGGGCGGCCGGCCGGTAACCGGCCACCGTCACCGGATCCTCGGCCTGGAGCGCCCGGAAGACATCCGTCGCCTGGTCCATCGGCCCCTGCCCCCCACGTCATGTTCCCGCCAACGGCAGCCAGACTACGGGGCTTGCGGGCACGGCCCGCTAGGGTCCCTCCTCATGACCGGCACCCGCGCCTTCTACGACACCATCGCCGAGGACTACGCCGTCCGCTTCCGCGACCAGCTCGCGCACCGGCCCCTGGAGCGGGCCCTGCTCGCCGCGTACGCCGAACAGGTCGGGCCCATGGGCCCGGTCGCCGACCTCGGCTGCGGTCCCGGCGAGATCACCGCGCACCTCGACGGGCTCGGTCTGTCCGTGTCCGGCCTCGATCTGTCCGAGTCGATGATCGCCGTCGCCCGCCGCAGGTATCCGGAGCTGCGGTTCGAGCAGGGCTCGATGAGGTCGCTGTCCTCGGCGGACGGTTCGCTGGCCGGAGTGGTCTCCTGGTACTCCAGCATCCACACGCCCGCGGACGAACTTCCCTCGCTCTTCTCCGAGTTCCACCGGGTCCTCGCTCCCGGCGGCCGGCTGCTGCTCGCCTTCCAGGCCGGCGACGAACCGTTGCACCTCGACCGGCCGTGGGGCCACCCCGTCTCCCTGGACTTCCACCGCCGCCGTCCCGAGCGGATGGCGGAGCTGCTGAGGGGCGCCGGTTTCGCCGTGCATTCCAGCACGGTGCGGGAGCGGGTGGCCGAACACGGGGAGTCGGCCCCGCAGGCGTTCCTCCTGGCCCGGAAGGACGGCTGAGGGGGCTCAGCTCGTGGAGACCGCGCCGGCCGGGGCGAGCTGCTCCCAGTCCGTGCCGTAGACACCGCTGCCCGCGCTGGTCTCGGGCGCGCTCGCCACGCCCCCGTTGGTCTGCACCACCAGGGCGTCGACGCGGCCGTCCCCGAGCCGGACGGTGTTGACGGAGACGGCGGCTCCGGCGGGGGCGAGGGTCCGCCAGCCGTCGCTCCACGGGCCGTTCGCCGAGGTCTCGACGCGGCTCGTGACACCGCCGTTGGACTGCACGACGACCACGCTGAGCACCCCGCTGCGGTGCCGGGCCAGCGCGACGCTCCGGGCCGCGCCGGCCGGGGCGAGACTGCCCCAGCTCTCGTTCCAGGGGCCGTTCGGGGAGGTCTGGTAGCGGGTGCCGACCCCGCCGTTGGACTGGACTACGGCGACCGTGAGGGCGCCGTTCGCGAGGTTGCCGACCGCGAGGGAACCGCCCTGCGCGGCGGGCAGGTCGGTGGCGAGCGCCCCGGCCTGGGCGAAACCGCCGCTCCAGCCGCGCCAGGTGGCCGTGCCCGGGGAGGTCTCGGTGGTTTCGGCGATGCCGCCGTTGGTCTGGAGGGCGAAGAGGTGGATCCGGCCGTCCGCCTCCACACCGGCGGTCACGCTCTTGACGCCCGAGCCGGTCAGGAAGGTCCAGCCGCCCCAGCCGCCGCTGCCCGGCGCGGTCTCCGCGCGGACGGCGACACCGCCGCTGGACTGCACCACGACCAGGCCCAGCCGCCCGTCGGCGAACCGCACGGGCCTGGCCTCCACCGCCGACGACGCCTCGGCGAGGAAGGACCAGCCGCCGAAGGCGTGGCTGCCGGCGCTCGTCTCGGTCCGGGTGGCCACGCCGCCGTTGGACTGGAGGACGAACACGACGGTCCGGCCCTTGGCGTCCAGCGCCGTGGACACCGCCTTGGCGGTACCGGCCTCGGCGAATCCCGAGAGGGCGCCCCAGCCGCCGCCGGACTCGGTGGCCGTCATGATGCCGCCGTTGCCCTGGACCAGGTAGGCCTCGGCCCGGTCGTCCCAGTGGACGGCGGCCGACGGGTTGCCCGAATCGCCGGCGACGGGCCCGGTGAACTCCGGGTACGGGTCGGCCGTGTCGGTGCCGAGCCCGGTGCCAGGGGCGCAGGCCCAGGCGCCGGCGCCCTGGTCGGCGAGGATCTTCTCCGCGATCAGGATCTGTTCCTTCTTGGTGGCGAGGTCGGGGCGCGGGGCGTAGCCGGTGCCGCCGTAGTGCTGCCAGTTGGCGAGGCTGATCTGGAGACCGCCGTAGTAGCCGTTTCCGGTGTTGATGGCCCAGTTGCCGCCGCTTTCGCACGCGGCCACCTTGTCCCAGGTCGTCACGGAGGCGGCGGCCGCCGGGTGGACGCCGGCCAGGGTCAGCGGGAGGGCGGCGGCGAGGGGGAGCAGGAGGGCGCGGGCATGACGGGGCAGCGCGGGCATGGTGGGCGTCCTTCGGTACGGGAGCGGGGGCGGGGCGTGGGAAGGCCGGGGCCCGGAGCGGATGGCGCTCCGGGCCCCGTGGGCCGGTGGGCGGTCAGTAGGTCTTCGCCGCGCCCGCCGGGGCGAAGCCCTTCCAGCCGGACAGCGAACCGCCGGGGCTGGTCTCGTAGTTGCGCGAGAGGGCGCCGTTGGTCTGGGTGACGAAGACGTCGAACCGGCCGTCGGAGTGGGCCGTGGCCTCCACCGAGGCGGCGCTGCCCGCGTCCGCCAGCACCTCCCAGTTGCTCCAGGTGCCGCCGGGGCTGGTCTCGTAGTTGCGGGCGACCCCGCCGTTGGACTGGAGCATGACGACGTCCAGGCGTCCGTCGTCGTGCGTGCCCACCGAGATGTTGGTGCCGCTGACCGGGGTGATTCCGGCACGCGGGCCGCCGGTCAGGGCGGCCCCGGCGGAGGCGAAGCCCTTCCAGCCGCTCCACGCGCCGTTCACGCTGGTCTCGTAGTTGCGGGAGACGGCGCCGTTGGACTGCACGATGAAGACGTTCAGCCGGCCGTCCTTCTGGTTGGCCACGGCGATGTTGCTGCCGGCGCCCGCCGACAGCGCGGTGTTGGCGGCCCCGGCGTCCGCGAGGCCGGTCCAGTCGCCCCAGCCGTGCGAGGCCTCCGTCTCGGCGATGTGGGCGACACCGCCGTTGGTCTGCACGGCGAAGACGTCCATCCGGCCGTCGGCGTGCGTGCCGACCGTGAAGGAGGAGGCCGCGCCGGCCGGTGCGAAGGAAGCCCAGTCACTCCAGGAACCGCCCACGCCGGTCTCGTACTTGCGGGCGATGCCGCCGTTGGACTGGAGCATGAACACGCTGAGCCGGCCGTCCGCGTGCCGGGCCACCTTCAGCTGCGCGGCCGAGTTCGCCGGGGCGAAGTTCTCCCAGTCGCTCCAGGCGCCGTAGGGGCTCGTCTGGTACCTGCGGGCGACGGCGCCGTTGGTCTGGAGCGCGAACACCTCCACCCGGCCGTCGGGGTGGACGCCGGTGACGACGCTCTTGGCGGCGTTCTCCGGCGCGAAGCCCGGGGCCCAGCCGCTCCAGCCGCCGGACGGGGTCGTCTCCATGTTGCGCGCGATCGCGCCGTTGGACTGGGCGAGGAAGGTGTCCAGCTGTCCGTCGCGGGTGTGCGCGATGGACAGGGTGCCCTGCCCGTCGGCGAAACCGCTGGCGGCCGGCCGTGCCGGGTCGTCCACCACGTTGTCGTAGCGGATGGCCTGGTAGTAGCTGGTGGGCCAGCCGGCCAGGGTGCTGCCGTTGATGTTCGCGCTGTACTTGTTGGTCAGTACGGAGGGGTTGTTCTCGGCGAAGTACGTGAACGTGCCTGCCGCCTTGTCCTCCCAGCCGCCGAAGAGGACGACGTGCTCGGCCGAGTAGTTCAGCGCGTCGCCGGGCAGCAGCTGGGAGTTGGTGATGTCGGTGGAGATGTCCGGCAGGGTCCAGGTGGTGTACGAGCTGTCGGCGTGCCAGGCCATGGACACGTAACCGGAGCAGTCCTCGCGGTACTTGGTGCCCTGCGGGTCGGGGTAGTAGCCGGCCTGGTTGTAGGGGACGCCCTCGTCCACCCAGTACTGGGCCCGGGAGAGGATCTCGCTCCGGGTGATC comes from Streptomyces sp. SCL15-4 and encodes:
- a CDS encoding AzlC family ABC transporter permease — its product is MRSTQRTGPAGPADSADDRALVRDSALVWLAGGIVGVSFGAVSVAGGLPLWVPVLMSVVVYAGAAQFSAVGVLFAGGGPAAAVTAGLLLNTRTAAFSLAVAEVLGSGRASRFLGAHLVTDETVAFALAQPDPVRRRRAFWTVGLGLFAVWNLGVLAGALAGSVLGDTSRYGLDAAFPAVLAALVLPALRADATVRRCALPGAALALAVTPAVPAGVPVLLALAGLFLHRRPAVPGGAV
- a CDS encoding AzlD domain-containing protein, which produces MNATVTVILALAVGTYAFRLVGPVLHGRVTVPARVQELASAGAVVLLAALLATGALTESGGLAGWARPAGVLVGAALAWRRAPFGAVVVAAAATTALLRLAGVG
- a CDS encoding serine/threonine-protein kinase; the protein is MDQATDVFRALQAEDPVTVAGYRPAARLGAGGMGRVYLSHTQGGRPVALKVVRPELADDPDFRRRFRREVTAARRVRGAYTAELIDADPDGTPPWLATLYVPGPSLGDAVARRGPLPVAAVLWLMAGVAEALQAIHAEGIVHRDLKPSNVLLAADGPRVIDFGIALAADGTSYTATGSTIGTPAFMAPEQAIGGEVTAATDVFALGQTAAFAALGRPLYGEGPGVNVLYRIVHSEPELSALPEPLRPLFARCLAADPTERATPAEIVRWCRQRLGAEAGTGGGPAVWREITGPEVTVPAPVPEPTEVVPRPLTGYPPPGWLRPTVEERGARRRRAALLSVAAVAAGALLVAVLAWTGLDAEGRSGTRKTAADATATTASTASAASGGGRDARSSASASDASDSSGPGAVPGAAQPSSASPSPPRVDSFAPAFLNATTPLGIEHPGGKAKDDKGALRLACRSAGCALDSGDSIIIQMYGAHGTTLGECRRILEDATKHSWTLTGAAAGTEFCVKHPSGDIALFVIQIKSTAMPEAAFLEGDLTVWRDAA
- a CDS encoding class I SAM-dependent DNA methyltransferase gives rise to the protein MTGTRAFYDTIAEDYAVRFRDQLAHRPLERALLAAYAEQVGPMGPVADLGCGPGEITAHLDGLGLSVSGLDLSESMIAVARRRYPELRFEQGSMRSLSSADGSLAGVVSWYSSIHTPADELPSLFSEFHRVLAPGGRLLLAFQAGDEPLHLDRPWGHPVSLDFHRRRPERMAELLRGAGFAVHSSTVRERVAEHGESAPQAFLLARKDG
- a CDS encoding transglycosylase family protein, translating into MPALPRHARALLLPLAAALPLTLAGVHPAAAASVTTWDKVAACESGGNWAINTGNGYYGGLQISLANWQHYGGTGYAPRPDLATKKEQILIAEKILADQGAGAWACAPGTGLGTDTADPYPEFTGPVAGDSGNPSAAVHWDDRAEAYLVQGNGGIMTATESGGGWGALSGFAEAGTAKAVSTALDAKGRTVVFVLQSNGGVATRTETSAGSHAFGGWSFLAEASSAVEARPVRFADGRLGLVVVQSSGGVAVRAETAPGSGGWGGWTFLTGSGVKSVTAGVEADGRIHLFALQTNGGIAETTETSPGTATWRGWSGGFAQAGALATDLPAAQGGSLAVGNLANGALTVAVVQSNGGVGTRYQTSPNGPWNESWGSLAPAGAARSVALARHRSGVLSVVVVQSNGGVTSRVETSANGPWSDGWRTLAPAGAAVSVNTVRLGDGRVDALVVQTNGGVASAPETSAGSGVYGTDWEQLAPAGAVSTS